A genomic window from Sphingobacterium spiritivorum includes:
- a CDS encoding glycosyltransferase family 25 protein, translating into MHDFKIPVYIINLKERIDRQTHILNEFKDKPEFEIFLFEAIRDAIGAVGLWKSITAVVKLAKEKGEDLIIICEDDHQFTENYNYNQLLKNIERGERFGANILLGGISWFDYMTQVHPNLFWINSFNATQFVIMYSSFFDCILNATFDAHENADFKIAELTESKYVMFPFVSVQREFGYSDVTSRNSEEGYVNELFIHSELKLDHMDTVRKFYNLKF; encoded by the coding sequence ATGCATGACTTTAAAATACCTGTATACATTATCAATCTAAAAGAAAGGATCGACAGACAAACGCATATCCTTAATGAATTTAAAGATAAGCCTGAATTTGAGATATTTTTATTTGAAGCTATCCGGGATGCTATAGGTGCAGTAGGGCTTTGGAAAAGTATAACAGCGGTTGTAAAACTGGCTAAGGAAAAGGGTGAAGATCTGATAATAATTTGTGAAGATGATCATCAGTTTACAGAGAACTATAATTACAATCAGTTGCTAAAGAATATAGAAAGGGGTGAAAGATTTGGAGCCAATATTCTACTGGGGGGGATAAGTTGGTTTGACTATATGACGCAGGTTCACCCAAATCTTTTCTGGATTAATAGTTTTAATGCGACACAGTTTGTAATTATGTACAGTTCTTTTTTCGATTGCATATTGAATGCAACCTTTGATGCGCACGAAAATGCCGATTTTAAGATTGCAGAGCTTACAGAGAGTAAGTATGTTATGTTCCCCTTTGTTTCTGTACAGCGGGAATTTGGTTATTCTGATGTCACCTCCAGAAATTCAGAAGAAGGTTATGTAAACGAATTGTTTATCCATAGCGAGCTTAAATTGGATCACATGGATACTGTCCGTAAATTTTATAATCTTAAATTTTGA
- a CDS encoding TlpA family protein disulfide reductase has translation MNKYIVLLILVYGSIFQLDAQESYFTKSGYTFLTIKLSGTYPDSVDISTPYISNPLSQAKPEKFQTINDSTFLLSCYTFGPTIIYFNINGRYISSVLLPNQSDILSIFFKNYIDFEMKYEGCFKEFFDNSYLLPALIKNSFEYRYKSMLKVKGVEAAFKTANDFRDFRLKNVDEMIEKLSVNVKSDQLKMQYKRGIKDFYIYSLIKDYSDLVKLHNMTIGLDSLDILKYIPPRDQSYYDAIIDSRYQDTISLISSDSYFNLLSSIRQDSLLKLPLISTVGIKVYKNLLKNIFGRYFSQDENLFLDMMVANAYIGQINNGLSLSDEDKFNIISFLENRDLVNYILYQNDINVQNYNTVNSKKSGKYYFAFEKSKILVMNDIIAKYKDKVIIVDFWATWCGPCIEAFDKIKGVKKRFADRDDVIFVYLTDETSDYTGWNNYVNLFEGEHYYLYNNQLSLISDTYGVKYIPSYLIFNKRGELSQKSLGGYMGNEKAIEWIENALKE, from the coding sequence ATGAATAAATATATCGTTCTACTAATTCTTGTTTACGGGTCAATTTTTCAGTTAGATGCGCAGGAAAGCTATTTTACAAAAAGTGGATACACTTTTTTAACGATAAAGTTATCCGGGACTTATCCGGACTCAGTTGATATTTCAACTCCGTACATATCTAACCCACTATCACAGGCAAAGCCAGAAAAATTTCAGACCATTAATGATTCAACTTTTTTATTGTCATGTTATACTTTTGGACCAACTATTATTTATTTCAATATTAATGGTCGGTATATAAGTTCTGTTTTATTGCCAAATCAATCAGATATTTTAAGCATATTTTTTAAGAATTATATTGATTTTGAAATGAAATATGAAGGTTGTTTCAAAGAGTTTTTTGATAATTCATATCTGTTGCCCGCATTAATCAAGAATTCTTTTGAATATCGATATAAATCTATGTTAAAAGTAAAAGGCGTAGAAGCCGCTTTTAAAACGGCAAATGATTTTAGAGATTTCCGACTTAAGAATGTTGATGAGATGATAGAAAAATTAAGTGTAAATGTCAAATCTGATCAACTTAAAATGCAATATAAAAGGGGTATAAAGGACTTTTATATATATTCTTTGATAAAGGATTATAGTGATTTAGTTAAGCTTCATAATATGACTATTGGTTTAGATTCATTAGACATCCTTAAGTATATTCCTCCTCGCGATCAAAGCTATTATGATGCTATAATAGATAGTCGATATCAAGACACAATTTCGCTTATTTCATCAGATTCTTATTTTAATCTTTTGAGTAGTATCCGACAAGATTCTTTGCTTAAACTACCATTGATTAGTACAGTAGGAATTAAGGTGTACAAGAATTTATTGAAGAATATTTTTGGGCGTTATTTTTCTCAGGATGAAAATTTATTCTTAGATATGATGGTCGCAAATGCCTATATAGGACAAATAAATAATGGTTTATCATTATCTGATGAAGATAAATTTAATATTATATCTTTTTTAGAAAACAGAGATCTTGTTAACTATATCCTGTATCAGAATGATATTAATGTTCAGAACTATAATACTGTAAATTCTAAGAAATCGGGTAAATACTATTTTGCTTTTGAAAAAAGCAAAATACTGGTTATGAATGACATTATAGCAAAATATAAAGATAAGGTTATTATTGTGGATTTTTGGGCTACTTGGTGTGGACCATGTATTGAAGCATTTGATAAAATCAAGGGAGTAAAGAAGAGATTCGCTGATCGTGATGATGTAATTTTTGTTTACCTGACCGATGAAACCTCTGATTATACCGGATGGAATAATTATGTCAATCTTTTCGAAGGAGAACATTATTATCTTTACAATAACCAATTGTCCTTAATATCAGACACATACGGTGTAAAATATATTCCGAGCTATTTGATTTTTAACAAAAGGGGCGAATTGTCTCAAAAAAGTCTTGGTGGTTATATGGGAAATGAAAAAGCAATTGAGTGGATTGAAAATGCGCTAAAGGAATAA
- a CDS encoding glycosyltransferase family 25 protein gives MYEELVIPVYLINLPERKDRLKHSMTQFKDKSEFYITIIEACKHERGNYGLWMSIVKAVKMAKDNDDDVMILCEDDHKFTSDYTKEILFRNIIESNEEGAKILLGGVSNFNQAIPLSTNRCWVDFFQYTQFTIIFKSFFDEILSEPFGAEDAADLKFSHMTSHKMIFYPFISVHKDFGYSDIPVPGLDTARYSLLFENSMKKLDKIYQIKEKLKACTIQGDE, from the coding sequence ATGTATGAAGAATTAGTAATCCCTGTATATCTTATCAATCTTCCTGAAAGAAAGGATAGATTAAAACATAGTATGACTCAGTTCAAAGATAAGTCCGAATTTTATATTACAATTATTGAAGCTTGTAAGCATGAAAGGGGAAATTATGGGCTTTGGATGAGTATTGTTAAGGCTGTGAAAATGGCAAAAGATAATGATGATGATGTAATGATACTGTGTGAAGACGATCATAAGTTTACCTCAGATTACACGAAGGAAATACTCTTTCGTAATATTATTGAATCCAATGAAGAAGGAGCTAAGATTTTATTAGGAGGAGTAAGCAATTTTAATCAGGCTATTCCACTGAGCACAAACCGATGTTGGGTAGATTTTTTTCAATACACACAATTTACTATTATTTTCAAAAGTTTTTTTGATGAAATACTTTCGGAACCTTTCGGAGCTGAGGATGCAGCCGATCTAAAATTCTCGCATATGACTAGTCATAAAATGATATTTTATCCTTTTATCTCTGTTCATAAAGATTTTGGATATTCAGATATACCTGTACCTGGATTGGATACGGCGCGGTATAGTTTGCTCTTTGAAAACAGTATGAAAAAACTGGATAAGATCTATCAGATAAAGGAGAAATTAAAGGCTTGTACTATTCAAGGCGATGAGTAA
- a CDS encoding peptidase domain-containing ABC transporter: protein MKKRFPHYTQMDQMDCGATCLRIIFKFYGRAVSIHKIRKLCYTTKDGVNLLGISEAAEKSGFRTYGVRLNLDQLKEIELPCILHWNQNHFVVLYRITNKKYYLSDPGAGLISYDEKEFAANWFSSKELHAGLSLVLSPGPEFYSLEEEDSTNNMQWERIITYFFKYKKLFFQLLLGMLLGTLLQLITPFLTQSVVDIGINTRNISFINMILIAQLMLFVGSTSVSFIRSWIMLHVSTRVNISILTDLLIRIMKLPMSFFDIKTHGDIMQRMSDQQRIETFLTGSTLNTLFSLVNMLVFGTILIIYDQLIFVVFFVSTLLYTLWILFFMRYRRELDNKRFKISSENQTYMVEMIQSIKDIKLNNSEKQKRWGWEALQARLFKFKVRSLAISQYQSIGSMAINQIKGILITYISAKSAIDGDITLGGMMAIQYIVGMVSNPVEQLLGFMESYQDAKMSLERLNEIYESEAEENPANDYITTLPEDKTIVIKNLTFRYYGAGNEPVFNSLNLTFPSGKTTAIVGMSGSGKTTILKLLMRFYQYEKGEVTVGGKNLQHISHYIWRNSCGSVLQDNVIFSDTIANNIALGDELVNEHLLRKAITVANLEDFIAEQPFGLATKIGAAGKGISQGQKQRLLIARAVYKQPDYIFLDEATNSLDANNERVIIENLKSFFENRTVIIVAHRLSTVKNADNIIVLDRGSIVEQGNHNELTALKGQYYELVKNQLELGN, encoded by the coding sequence TTGAAAAAGCGATTTCCACATTACACACAAATGGATCAGATGGACTGTGGTGCCACCTGTCTGCGGATTATTTTCAAATTTTATGGACGGGCTGTATCTATTCATAAAATCAGGAAATTGTGTTATACGACAAAAGACGGAGTCAATCTTTTGGGAATATCTGAGGCAGCTGAGAAGTCGGGTTTTCGTACATATGGGGTACGTCTGAATCTGGATCAACTTAAAGAAATAGAATTACCCTGTATCCTGCACTGGAACCAAAATCACTTTGTCGTACTTTATCGGATTACGAATAAAAAATATTATCTGTCAGATCCCGGAGCCGGGTTAATCAGTTATGATGAAAAGGAATTCGCAGCCAATTGGTTTTCCTCAAAAGAACTGCATGCTGGGCTATCGCTGGTGTTGAGTCCGGGGCCTGAATTTTATAGCCTTGAAGAAGAAGATTCCACTAACAATATGCAGTGGGAGAGAATAATAACCTATTTTTTTAAATATAAAAAACTGTTCTTCCAGCTCCTATTAGGAATGTTATTAGGGACGCTCCTGCAGCTTATTACTCCCTTTCTGACCCAATCCGTAGTAGATATTGGTATCAATACCAGGAATATCAGCTTTATCAATATGATACTGATTGCCCAACTGATGCTGTTTGTAGGGAGTACTTCTGTATCCTTTATTCGTTCCTGGATAATGCTTCATGTCAGTACCAGAGTCAATATTTCTATTCTGACGGATCTGCTGATCAGGATTATGAAATTGCCGATGAGTTTTTTTGATATCAAGACACATGGGGATATAATGCAACGAATGAGTGATCAACAGCGTATAGAAACTTTTCTAACGGGCAGTACATTAAATACGCTGTTTTCACTGGTCAATATGTTAGTCTTTGGTACCATACTGATTATCTATGATCAGCTCATTTTTGTAGTTTTCTTTGTCTCTACGCTATTGTATACGCTTTGGATACTCTTTTTTATGCGCTATAGACGAGAACTGGATAACAAAAGGTTTAAGATCTCTTCAGAAAATCAAACCTATATGGTGGAGATGATTCAAAGTATCAAGGATATCAAACTGAATAATTCGGAAAAACAAAAACGATGGGGCTGGGAGGCTCTTCAGGCCAGACTTTTTAAGTTTAAAGTCAGGAGTCTGGCTATTTCCCAATATCAGTCTATAGGGTCCATGGCTATCAATCAGATTAAGGGAATTCTGATAACCTATATCAGCGCCAAATCAGCTATTGATGGCGATATTACGCTTGGGGGGATGATGGCTATTCAGTACATCGTAGGTATGGTGAGTAATCCTGTGGAGCAGTTGCTTGGATTTATGGAATCTTATCAGGATGCGAAGATGAGTCTGGAAAGACTAAACGAAATATATGAAAGTGAAGCTGAGGAAAATCCGGCCAATGATTATATCACAACGCTTCCTGAGGACAAGACCATAGTGATCAAAAATCTGACTTTCCGATATTACGGAGCCGGAAATGAACCTGTATTCAACAGTCTTAATCTCACTTTTCCATCCGGTAAGACAACGGCGATTGTCGGAATGAGCGGAAGTGGCAAGACTACTATACTGAAGCTTCTGATGCGTTTCTATCAGTATGAGAAAGGGGAGGTAACAGTAGGCGGTAAAAACCTGCAACACATATCTCATTACATCTGGAGAAACTCTTGTGGAAGTGTGCTTCAGGATAATGTGATTTTCTCAGATACGATAGCGAATAATATAGCATTGGGTGACGAGCTTGTGAATGAGCATTTATTACGTAAAGCGATTACAGTGGCTAATCTCGAGGACTTTATTGCGGAGCAACCTTTTGGTTTAGCAACAAAAATAGGTGCAGCCGGCAAAGGAATCAGTCAGGGCCAGAAACAACGTTTACTAATCGCCAGAGCTGTATACAAACAACCGGATTATATTTTTCTGGACGAGGCTACTAATTCACTGGACGCCAATAACGAAAGAGTCATCATCGAGAATCTGAAGAGTTTCTTTGAAAATCGGACAGTAATCATTGTCGCACACAGGTTGAGTACAGTTAAAAATGCGGATAATATTATTGTACTGGATCGAGGATCAATTGTAGAACAGGGAAACCATAATGAACTGACTGCCCTTAAAGGGCAATATTATGAACTGGTTAAAAATCAACTGGAACTGGGTAATTAA